One stretch of Labrus bergylta chromosome 24, fLabBer1.1, whole genome shotgun sequence DNA includes these proteins:
- the gypc gene encoding glycophorin-C, with translation MDGTVTPGPPVSTLTEITTSFPKDPTVVTIGLNTADDGEFAALIGGVIFAVLLLLICMAAVLLWCLSRHKGSYATNEMDEDEDFDEDEDEESVDSDTALQIKEPLKTKEEE, from the exons ATGGATGGTACCGTGACCCCCGGCCCTCCTGTCAGCACGCTAACTGAAATCACGACTTCTTTTCCCAAAGACCCGACCGTGGTAACCATCG GCCTAAACACAGCTGACGATGGAGAGTTTGCAGCTTTAATTGGAG gtgtCATCTttgcagtgctgctgctgctgatctgCATGGCCGCCGTGCTGCTGTGGTGTCTGTCCAGACACAAAGGCTCGTACGCCACCAACGAGATGGATGAAGACGAGGATTTCGATGAGGACGAGGATGAGGAGTCTGTCGATTCTGATACGGCGCTCCAAATCAAAGAACCTCTGaagaccaaagaagaagaatag